Sequence from the Mycoplasma zalophi genome:
TGAGGTTGATAGGCTGGAGGTGTAAGTGTAGTAATACATTCAGCTGACCAGTACTAATAAATTCAATGGTTTAATAGTTTATATTTTATGTTGGTAAATGTACAAGTTTTCTATTCAGTTTTCAGAGATCTAGCCACTTATGTGGTTTTTTTATTGCTTTTTTATAAAAAAACATAAGAACATAATAATTTGATATAATTTTAATTATGAAACAAATAAGGATAAATACTAAACAGAATTATTTAAAAAATAAAATTATTAAATTTCTCCAATTTCTTTTTTTGTATGTTTCTATAATTTTTTTATTTAGTATTCTTATTATTTTTTTGAAATATTTATCTGATAAAAATTATTTTCAATCTAGTATATTTATTTCTTATTGAACAATAAGCAGCATTTTAACAACTTTTGCTTGTACAACTTATCATTATATAAATTGAAAAAATGGTCAATTTCATTTCAAAATATTAACATGATTTAGTTTAATTCTTTTCATAATTATCAGTTTAATTTTCAGTTTTTCTTATTAAAAAACAATGATAAAAAAACTGATTTTTTTTATTTTTTTGTTATAATATTAAAGCAACTATTAGATTATGATACATAAGGTTATGATACACCGAGCTTAGTTGTTCTCTCGTGTATTAATCAATTTATGTTGAATCTGATCCAAAAATATGGACAAGGAGAACAAATTATGAAATTAAATATTAAACTAAAATCATTTGAACATGCATTAGTGGATAATGCTTCTGTTAAAATTGTAACTTTAGCTAATACTGATAAAGATGCAGTAGTTAGTGGACCTATTCCATTACCTACAAAAAGAGAAATTATCACAATTCTACGTTCAGTGCACGTTAATAAAAAATCTCGTGAACAATTTGAATCTAGAACTCATAAACGTTTAATTATTATTGATAACGTTTCTGAAAAATTACTAGATCAATTTAAACGTATTGAATTACCTGCAGGTGTTCAAATTACAATAAATACTGTTAAATAAAAACAGTTATATTTTTTTATTTTTATATATAAAAATCTATATTTAGTTATAAAAAAAACGAAAGGATAAATTATGAAAGGAATCTTAGGAAGAAAAGTTGGAATGACTCAATTATTCACAAACATGGGTGAACAAATTCCAGTTACAGTAATTGAAGTTAAACCAAATGTTGTTACTAAAGTTCTTACAGCTGATCATGATGGTTATGTTGCAACTCAAATCGCTGTAGAAGATAAAAAACAATCAAGAATTAAAAAACCTGAAATCAATAGATTCAAGCAAGCTAACACAACACCTAAGCGCTTCGTAAAAGAAATTCGTAACATGACAGGTTATGAATTAGGTCAAACAATTGACGCATCTCTTTTTGAAGCTGGAGAAATTGTTGATGTTACTTCAACTTCAAAAGGAAAAGGTTTTGCTGGAACTATTAAACGTCACAACCAAAAAATAGGACCTAAATCACATGGTGGTGGTGGAGGATCTAAACCAGTTCGTCAAACAGGTTCAATTGGGGATATTTCAGGGAATAAAGTTGTTAAAGGTATGACAATGCCAGGACATTTAGGAGCTGTTAAATCTACAATTCAAAACTTAGAAGTTGTTTATGTTGATGTTGAAAATAACTTATTAATTGTTAAAGGTTCAATACCTGGACCTAAAAAAGCTTTTGTAACTATTAAACAAAACGTTAAAGGGTTACCTGCTAAAGAAGCTATTACATTAGTTGATTTAAAAATAGCTTTAGAAAAAAATGAACTATTTGAACAAGCTAAAAAATATGGTGTTGAACTTGCAACAACTATGTCAATCAATGAAATGAAACAATTATTAAAAGAAGCTGAAGAAAAAGCTGCTGAAGCACAAAATAATGAAGAAGGAGAAAATTAATCATGGCAGAAACTAAAGAAACCAAAAAAACTGTTAAAAAAACAACTAAAACTACTTCTTCAACTAAAAAACCAACAACATCTAAAAAAACTACAACAACAAAAAGTACAACTAAAAAAACAACTGAAGTTAAAAAAACTCCAGTAGCTGTTAAAAAAACCAATACACCAGTTGAAACAAAAACTTTAAAATTTAATAAAGAAATATTAAATGATAGATTATTTGGATTAGAAACAGTTCACACTCAAGCAATATTTGATACTGTATTAAGTGATAGAGCAAGTCGTAGATTTTCAACTCACGCTGTAAAAAACAGAGGACAAGTTTCTGGAACTGGTAAAAAACCATGACAACAAAAAGGAACAGGTAGAGCAAGAGCGGGTTCATTACGTTCACCAATCTTCGTAGGTGGAGGAAGAGCTTTTGGACCAACAACTGCTAAAAACTATTCTTTAAAAGTTAACAAAAAAGTAAGAAGCTTAGCAATTAGAAGTGCGCTAAGTCAATTGGCAAAAGCTGAGCAAGTATTTGAATATGAATTCAAACTTGCAAAACCTTCTACTTCAACATTAGCTCAACAATTAAAAGAATTAAAATTAGATAATAATAAAGTTTTAATTGTAACAAGTGATTTAAACGTATTCTTAAGTGCAAGAAACTTAGAAAATGTAAAAACATTAAAAGTAACAAGTTTATCAGTTGAAGAATTATTAGCAACAGATTGCTTATTAATTAGTGAAACAGATTTAAAAATCTTAGAAAGTTTGGTTAAATAATGAATATTAATGAAGTTATTAAGTATCCAGTATTAACTGAAAAAACATATCAACAAATGCACGAACAAAATGTTTATACATTTGCAGTTGATAGAAGAACAAATAAAGTTGAAGTAAGAAAAGCAGTTGAATTTATTTTCAATGTAAAAGTTGAAAAAGTAAACATTATAAAAGTTTCTAAAAAACCAAAAAGAATTGGTCGTTTCCAAGGATTTACAAAAGCTTATAAAAAAGCATTAGTATATTTAGTTGATGGAAATAGTATTTCATTCTTCCCAAATGAAGAAGAAAATAAAAAAGAAGTAAATGCTTCAAAAGAAGAAACTACAAAAGAATTATCAGAAGCAGAAAAAAAAGCTGCTGCTAAAATTAAAAAAGTAACTGAAGAAAAAGAC
This genomic interval carries:
- the rpsJ gene encoding 30S ribosomal protein S10, which gives rise to MKLNIKLKSFEHALVDNASVKIVTLANTDKDAVVSGPIPLPTKREIITILRSVHVNKKSREQFESRTHKRLIIIDNVSEKLLDQFKRIELPAGVQITINTVK
- the rplD gene encoding 50S ribosomal protein L4, translated to MAETKETKKTVKKTTKTTSSTKKPTTSKKTTTTKSTTKKTTEVKKTPVAVKKTNTPVETKTLKFNKEILNDRLFGLETVHTQAIFDTVLSDRASRRFSTHAVKNRGQVSGTGKKPWQQKGTGRARAGSLRSPIFVGGGRAFGPTTAKNYSLKVNKKVRSLAIRSALSQLAKAEQVFEYEFKLAKPSTSTLAQQLKELKLDNNKVLIVTSDLNVFLSARNLENVKTLKVTSLSVEELLATDCLLISETDLKILESLVK
- the rplW gene encoding 50S ribosomal protein L23; its protein translation is MNINEVIKYPVLTEKTYQQMHEQNVYTFAVDRRTNKVEVRKAVEFIFNVKVEKVNIIKVSKKPKRIGRFQGFTKAYKKALVYLVDGNSISFFPNEEENKKEVNASKEETTKELSEAEKKAAAKIKKVTEEKDNK